The DNA sequence CTGTCAATTGGTTGAAACAACGTCACAGAGCTACACGGTATATTTACAGCAGTACAGCGTTATGGAGATACGACAAGATATACTAATGTACATGTTTAAATCAGATGTAAGCGATTCTGTGCGTGTCTGGGACTCAGTTGTGATTGGATACAACTTTAAAATGCAAAGGTTAAGGTGTTTTGTAAAACTAATGGAAACAAAGTTATggcttattttatttatattttcattgatgtgttgTTTTTAACCTTTGTGTTCCCAAGTACAAGGCTAAACTCTTCTTACGTGTCatctaaaataaatctgttctgACGCGAGAGCTCCCCAGAATTATGACTCCGGAATTCGCATCAAAGTCCATTGGACACTAAATCTGAAATAGTTTTGCTTACAATACATAATTCCACTCACTGTTACTTATCTCCGAGCTTTATGATTTAGGCTTGTGTTAGGTCTTAGACTTATATCGCTGATTGCGTAATATAACATAAATAAGACGTATTTATCCGTAGTTGTAGTGTGTGATCATTGTATTTAACTTGGCATTACAAGAGTTTTGCTCAAATTTAATGAGGCAAAGTAACTGTTTCAAGTATTATAAATCGGAAAAGATGGCGTGCACATTTTATGAGAATCCGAGTCATCTTTATTTTCTCTCGCTCATTTCCAAACTACTTGATTTGTAATATCAGCTGGTACTGTTTCGTAGTCTTTACGGACAAGTACGTGCGTGATCCAGGTTCACTTGTGGCAACGACGTGACGCAATTTAGAATTGTGCTTTTCCGGTGTCACACAGCATTATGTCAGCTTCAGGTAAatctgtttttgcaagtttcctGCTGTAAACATTTGTACCACTGAAATCACTGTACAGTTTCAACTGACACTAGTACTCAGCTGATAGTCTttatagataataataataataataataataataattgcttacacttatatagtgcttttctggacactccactcaaagcgctttacaggtaatggtatCCATTGGTCCCAAtggtcccctccaccaccaccaatgtgcagcatccacctggatgatgcgacggcagccatagtgcgccagaacgctcaccacacatcagcgatcagtggggaggagagcagagaattaagccaatttatagagggggattgttaggaggccatgattgataaaggccgatgggaaatttggccagccCTATTTGGTACACcgctactcttttcgagaaacaccctgggatttttaatgacaacagagaatcaggacctcggttttacatctcagccgaaggacggcgcctgtttacagtatagtgtccccgtcactacactggggcattaggacccacatggactgcagggtgagcgccccctgctggccccatttacgcctcttccagcagcaacctcagtttttcccaggaggtctcccatccaggtgctgaccagcctcacacctgctgagctgcagtgggctgccagttgtgagttgcagggtgatatggctgctgatagGCTTCTGAAGCCTGAAGTGGGTGTCAGATTGTTTTATAAGGTTGCATAAAAATCTTCTCGTTATTCCTCATGTTTATCATTGCTAGTTAACGCAAGTGACACGAAAGATTATGTCATCCTAACCAAATACAATTTGCCTTCTTTCACCCATTTTCTATCCGCTTTATTCAGttcggggtcacgggggagctgtAGCCTATCCTGGCAATCATTTGGCCCAAGGCGgagtacaccctgggcaggacgccagtccatcacagggcacacacagacacaaacacacgcacccacaccagggcccattttccctgaagccagttaacctaccagcatgtctttggactgtgggagtaaaGCCATTTAAACATGGGGAGAAACATAAAAAccccatgcagacagcaccccaggaattgagccTACAGTCCCAGTGTTGCAAAGTAGTAGTGGTAACCAGTGTGCCACTGTACCACTGTGCCGCCCCATAAGGTTTACACGGATAGCATAAATCCTGGCTGTGAGTGTTGTCCGTTGAGGTATACAGGCTTGTCTGCCCCGTTGTTGTAGTCATGTGGGGCAGGAGGGCAGCACTGGGACACTAGGAATCCGCCAGCTTGGCTGACGTTTCCCCTGTGGTTTCCCTCCCGTTAGAAGTTCGAGAAGAAGTACAATGCGGAGCTGGTGAAGGGCAGCGTGTCAAAGGACACCAAGTTCGAGTACGCCTGGTGCCTCGTCCGGAGCAAGTACACGGACGACATCAGGAAGGGCATCGGGCACCTGGAAGGTGAGTGAGGAGGGAGCAGAAGAGAGAGTCGAGTCTGTCTGGCAGCACGTCCTCCAGCTCAAGTTGAGTCgttgtttcttttaaatctcTTCCAGAGTTGGTTCTTAAGTGCACAAAGGATGACCAGAGAGACTACCTGTTTTACCTGGCAGTGGCAAACTACAGACTGAAGGTGAGCTCTTATCACTGTGAAATAATATTAGTGTGTGTTGTATGgaaaatattatacaattttatgaATGGAGGGAAAGGGAAACCAATAAACATGTTaaggtatactgtaaatattgagTGTTGTGCGTGGGAGGCTTGAGGCCTGTGCAGTCATCCTCCCAGATGGGCACTGTTGAGCCCATCTGCGAGATCCCAGTGTCTGGGATGGGACACTCTGGCTGAAAGCCCTGCCTGTTGAACGGGCTCCCTCATCCAGCCGCGAGAGGGGGCGCCATTGCACACGGATGGAAGAGAAGTTCAAAACGATTCGATTCAACTGGCTTGTTTGGTTTGCATGTAGCTCATTCAGCagagggtctcatccagctgtttcttgaatggAACCAGTCTGCTGCTCATCAGCCGATTGAGTTAAACGTGTTCTTAGTGTTGTGCGGAGTGGCTCAGTCTCCTTGTGCTTTTGTCCCCGGGCTCAGGAATACGAGAAGGGTCTGAAGTACATCCGCACGCTTCTGAAGAAGGAGCCAGGGAACACGCAGGCCCTGGAGCTGGAGAAGCTCATTGACAAAGCCATGAAGAAAGGTGGGGGCCCCACGGGGAGGGGGGGTTGGGGTCAGGGGATCAGATGGGTACAAGGAtgctagcaaaaaaaaaatctgccatTATTGGTGTAAGAATTTAGACTACAGGTTTCATCCGAAGGATTTGCTGTGCTGTGATTCttcttgtcttttttaaaaatgagctgTTGTTTCAGTCTTTCTCTGCCTAACAGGGCAGTGATCTATTGAGGGCATGGAAATAAAGGACGTAGTACTCTGTGTGGTTGGGCACAGCACAGGGAAATACATCTGAAAGACTTACATGTAGCACAACTACTGGTACAGCAACGCTGCTGTTCTTCTCCCTTAGTGGGGATTAGCTGTACGTCAACAGGCCGGTTACACATATGATTTGTGgcaattttcatttttggttTCTCTGTGGTCCTGCAGACGGGCTGGTGGGCATGGCGATCGTCGGGGGAATCGGCCTAGGCGTGGCTGGGTTGGCGGGTCTCATCGGACTGGCTGTGGCCAAGACTAAGTCCTAACAAGCAAGAGAAGGATGTGCTCCCGTGGAAGATGGCCACACCCTTCCCTTTAAAAACCacctccccacccccacctctCTGCTGTAGAGCACTCTGGATCTGGGCCGAACACCAAGCAGCAGAGCAGCTCGTTGCAGTTTAGAGGCGCAGACGTGTCTTCATTCCCTTCCTGCTTTGTCTCCGCCGCACCCCGCTGGGTGCCTGTTTGTTCACTTGTTTCACACCAGGTTTTTCTTTCACTGGTCGCAAGGTCtgaggattttgtttttacccCTGTTGTTGTAACAGGTAATAACACTGTGGAATAGGAGGCGCCTTTTCGATTTGTGTTACTACTTCATACTTGAAACGCAGCTTGTTGAGTGCTAATAAAAGCCTGGTAAATGTGTGTGACTTACTGCTGAGGAAAAGCGATAAACATCTAGATTGGCTTTATACGAGGTCATCAAACACGTAAGTGTTTGTGTATCGTAACTGCTGTGTGTATCAGTTGTCTGTCACAGCTACCACACGGCtttcaggtgtctcctgttctgaaGTGTtaccttgtgatattttgttaaagcagtcTGCAGGGGCAGTTATGTTTCATAATCACCTGCATCCTTAGATTAAACCCCTTGCATATTGTGGTTCTGGACACTCTACAGAAAAGTTGTGTTCGAGCTTCTCTCTTGAGGCTACTACTGGCCTCTAGTAGTGTTCTCTTCAGTCCTTTCTGCCCAGACCTTGGTGTTAATTTTGCTTTTATGCCATGAGAGTTGCACAGGCTTCTGGCACCGTGCACCATGTGCCACAGAGAAGGGTGTCCCTCTTGTGCTTTCCTCAGTGATAGTCATTTTTAAAGGAGGCTTTCCACGACATAGAGAGCACATAGTgctgagagagcacagccaATAGTGAAAGACAGCACAGGCCTTCACATTGTGAGGTGAGAGGTCCAGAGGTCCATAAGGCCAACTTATTAACCAGCTTGGTTAAACCTATTCGGGAACTGATTTAAACCTTTGATGGAACAAGTGGTGCACATTCTGAGTGGCCCTGATCTGCATCTCCACTCGCTGAACCCTTCTGCTCCCTCTTTTTGCTctgtaatacaaataaaatccCCCAGGGAGGGTGTTATCTGTGCCTCTAACATACTGGGATGTACAGTTGAATCCGAGGAGCATTTTCCCCTCTGGCTGTTCATTCCCAGCTTTCTCTCATAATATTTCCACTACATGTGACAGGGGGATATCTCTGCTAAGGGCACGTACTGTTCCTTgattatatttattgtttttgcaCAGGCCATAAATTCAGATTTCCTGCCTTTAAGGTAAAATGgtagttaaaatattaaaaggggTGTTGGAGTggaagagtgtttttttttttactttataactGACAAGAACATTGTTCAGAGTTTTCATAattctgattgttttttctCGTCATTTCAGATGTGCTTGGGCCAGTGCTTTGTTCTTAGAGCTGTTAACACCTGCATTAATGCTGCTTTGCTGCGCAGTAGAACTTCATGTGCAGACCTCCTGGAAGACAGAATTGCACTGCCTTCCAGACCCAGTACAGGTGCAGGTACTTGGTTAGACGGCCGGTGCGTGCACAGTCCCTTGTTTGTAAGTGCTGCTTTTGAACAATAATGATtatgattaataattaaattaagaagTTCTGTCTTCGGGTTGTGTGTCATTCATCTCATGGCCATCAGTGTCTTGAGCAATCTTAAAATTGCAGGTGTCCTCCATCCGTGGCCAAAGGCATTTCTCTTTGTGCTAAACCTGCCCGCTGTTCATATTCTAACCTGTGCCGGTTCTTTAGTGCATGTCTAActgtgctttaaaaatgttGGCACAGAGGAGGAATTCCCTGGGCTCCCGTCCCACAGTACCTGCTAACTCTGCAAGTCCTTGAGCAAGCCTACATGGTGTCATTGACCTAATGAAGAACACCtatgtgctttttttcccccccaactcCTCCATGTCCCGTTTTTGAAACAACGTGTCTCAAGCACAGTGCTAAAATTCATAATTGTGCTGGCCCGATGAAGCGTTTGGAATGGAATCGGATGACTGTGGTGTTAACAGTTCTAAAAGCATTCACACATTTGTTGAGAatactaaaacaaaaacacgtTGAAACTAAGTAGTGGCCAATTAAGCGAGTGGCGAAAAAGGTCTGGCGCAGacctttttattattgtgtaaTCGTGTACTCTAGTGCCCTTATGCTCTACTTCCAGAGTAGTTGGAATGGAAGGTTATGCTATGCTTAGGGGTTTGATTATAGCTTATTAGGTGCTCTGAGGAGATACAGTTCAAGTATAGATTGCTTCTTATTTAGCTGATGAAAGCAGAATACAGAAGTTATGTAAAGAAGCTTTATTACCTAAAGACTCTTGTCAGCGTTGTCCTAGTATTGCTAGTATTCACATTGTGATACGAAAGATATCTTTGCAACATGAAGGAAGTGTAAGTGGATTTAATTTAAGAGTTTGTTGTTGAAGTATTAAAGGGGTTTGTGAATGCAGGGGATTTgaagttcattttaaaacatctgaAGACTATGTAGATTGAGTCATGTATGAATACAGAAATGCATCTGTTTTAAGAAAATGACCAATGCCTCAGAATGCTCAATTAGAATACTTTCTCATTCTTCATGAGACTGGCTTCTAAAAAGTGTGAATGCAAGTTGAAACTAGATGGTCAGATGTTGAAGAGGAGAGTTcctgcttttttttgccttttgcagTGCCATGTCTTGGCCAGCAGAGTGTGCTACTGAGCCTCTCTCagttaacatttgtttttctagCAAGGGCTGGCCAGTCATGAGGAAAGCAGAAAGTTGTGGGGGAGCTTGATCTACCTTTGCTGCTCTGTGTGTCCATTCCTCCGCCCACTTCCTGTCCTGTGGGCCAGTTCCACCAGGATGGGATTGAGCAGGAAAGCAGAATGTATTACATCCTGAAGGCAGGCTAACTGGAGATGCTGAAAGGTTGTGTGGTTGTTGTccaattttgattttgatttttgcaagTTTGCACTTCATGTTTCAGGAGGAAAGATTTTTTTGTTaatgtaatttttcatttttcctctTTTGTGTTTTCGGCTTTCTGCAGTTGGTGgacaattttgtattttgatgttGGTTGAGACGCAAGGTCTATAAGATTCTTCTTGAAATTGTTTCCCTGGGTTGTTGCCTGGCTTCTTCATCATTTTGCTTGATCTGCAAGTTCCTTTTTCCCTTAGTGAGGAAAGAACTATCTCTTTTGCGCTCTCACTGTCCTGTCTTTCTCTGTGCATGTTAGATTGACGTAACTGCAGTCAGTCTGACTGGAGGCACTACACAGCGTGGAACAGAATGGTTCTGCAATGCAGGCCCTGAAGTCCAGAGATGCTTACCTGCAACTTGTCTAAAAAGTTGCACAGTATCCAGCCTTAACTGGTGTGAATTCTCATTGAATTCTAAAAGTAGTTACATCTAACATACAGAAATAAGTAATAGTTACAGATTCTGCATCTTCGCTCTCACTTTTTAGCTCACCCATTTCACCCAATCACAGTTCAGCACGCATATTTAATCCATAGATTTTATGCGAACTGAAGCTTGTGCAGTCCTTACCTTCAGTTTGTTTTTGGGTATGCTTGCGCACCAGAAAATTTTGGGCTTTCAGATTGATACAGAAAATATAGAGTGATATCTCTGTGGGAATATGGGTTGTGTATCCAAATCCCTGTGTTTCAAGGAGCTTGATTTTCCACCTGCATCATGTAGTTCAGGAGCAGGAGCATGAAGACTGAGCCATTCTGGCACAAAGCAAAGTGTCTCAGACTGTGTGTTTCCCAGGAGGTACTGCTGCTCTCCTGTAAACAGGTGCAACAAGGGAACATCAGTGCTCCCATGTGTAGATTGATTTAGGGAAGGTTTTTATCTCTTTGCTGCTATTTACCACAGCATAATTATCATACCCAACTCTTAAAAATGCTCTGGAATTCTGGTCCTTGGAGGATTACTAtaaggtatatatatataggattCATCTCCTTCATTCTGTTCAAATTCCAGGTACTGTTGAATAGTGCCTAGCCATCCAGGGATGTGGATACTGCAGTGGAGGTGATTTGAGAGACAAGAGGGAGAATGTCATGCAGTCCCTGTAAAAGTTCCCTAAGTGGGCCATCTGTGCTCCCCAGACAGCACAGATGTTCACCGCCTGCCTGACTAGTGAATGACAGAACCCATTCACACTCCTTAAGTGATGGTCTCCAGCAGATAAAAATGCCTCtgctcaaaaaaagaaaacgtttTGGGTTCTTTCATACATTTTGTGGcacaacaaataaacaaaacaaatcaaactGCAAGTGTAGGTGTGAACCTTTTATCATACCGACCAGGAAACTAAATTTAATTCAGCATTTGTAGttgttttttctgctgaagCTGTGATCAGGTTGCCGTCTGCAACACATCTCGCCCAAGACAAAATTGGATGCTCTGAAGTGAGGcaattattacacagaagtaATGAGAACTGAAGATCATCGTCAAGCACACCAAAGTCTCTAAGCCCCTAGATTTTCTGGCAACAAGTTAA is a window from the Lepisosteus oculatus isolate fLepOcu1 chromosome 3, fLepOcu1.hap2, whole genome shotgun sequence genome containing:
- the fis1 gene encoding mitochondrial fission 1 protein produces the protein MEAVVSEVVAPEDLLKFEKKYNAELVKGSVSKDTKFEYAWCLVRSKYTDDIRKGIGHLEELVLKCTKDDQRDYLFYLAVANYRLKEYEKGLKYIRTLLKKEPGNTQALELEKLIDKAMKKDGLVGMAIVGGIGLGVAGLAGLIGLAVAKTKS